In one window of Nerophis ophidion isolate RoL-2023_Sa linkage group LG05, RoL_Noph_v1.0, whole genome shotgun sequence DNA:
- the LOC133553483 gene encoding moesin-like isoform X3, whose protein sequence is MLLVEQKNINVRVTSMDAELEFAILPSTTGKQLFDQIVKTIGLRETWFFGLQYQDSKGYSTWLKLNKRVTAQDVKRDNPLLIKFRAKFYPEDVTEELIQEATQRLFFLQVKESILNDDIYCPPETAVLLASYSIQVKHGDFRKDYHVPGYLTGEKLLPQRVLEQHKLNKNEWEERIQVWHQEHKGTLREDAMVEYLKIAQDLEMYGVNYFNIKNKKGTELWLGIDALGLNIYDKNDKLTPKIGFPWSEIRNISFNDKKFVIKPIDKKSPDFVFYVPRLRINKRILVLCMGNHDLYMRRRKPDTIEVQQMKAQAKEEKNKRQMERALLESEKKKRENAEKETEKIARETMELMERLRQIEEQTKRAQNELEEQTRRALELEKERTLAQEEAESLDNDRRAAMQAKAALLKYSPSEMKSQEDLAIELAELTAKISQLEDAKKKKDEEAIRWQKRAMMVEADLERTKEELKTKIMGIHIQDSVQPHMHDHDETDEGSAEASAELMAPDTVRDRSEEERVTEAQKNQRLQKNLKFLSTELARAVDESKKTPNDLIHAENVKAGRDKYKTLRQIRQGNTKQRIDEFESM, encoded by the exons ATGCTCCTGGTTGAACAGAAGAAT ATAAATGTTCGCGTTACGAGTATGGACGCTGAGCTGGAATTTGCCATCCTGCCCAGCACCACTGGCAAACAGCTTTTTGATCAG ATAGTGAAGACAATCGGGCTGAGGGAAACCTGGTTCTTTGGGCTTCAGTATCAGGACAGCAAAGGCTACTCCACTTGGCTCAAGCTCAACAAAAGG GTGACTGCTCAAGATGTGAAGAGAGACAACCCTTTGTTGATTAAGTTCAGGGCCAAGTTTTACCCAGAGGATGTTACAGAAGAACTCATCCAGGAGGCAACGCAACGTCTCTTCTTTCTGCAG GTAAAAGAGAGCATCCTTAATGACGACATCTATTGTCCACCTGAGACCGCTGTGCTGTTGGCCTCTTATTCGATTCAGGTCAAACATGGAGACTTCAGGAAAGATTATCATGTACCAGGATACCTAACAGGAGAAAAGCTGCTACCCCAAAG GGTTTTAGAGCAGCACAAACTGAATAAGAATGAGTGGGAGGAAAGAATCCAAGTGTGGCATCAAGAACACAAGGGAACGCTGAG GGAGGACGCTATGGTGGAGTACCTGAAGATAGCTCAGGATCTCGAAATGTATGGGGTGAACTACTTTAACATCAAGAACAAGAAAGGGACTGAGCTGTGGTTGGGAATAGATGCCCTGGGCCTCAACATATATGACAAAAACGACAA GTTGACTCCAAAGATTGGCTTCCCCTGGAGTGAGATCAGAAATATTTCCTTCAATGACAAGAAGTTTGTCATTAAGCCAATTGACAAAAAGTCTCCG GACTTTGTTTTCTACGTACCTCGTCTTCGCATCAACAAACGCATACTGGTTCTATGCATGGGAAACCACGACTTGTACATGCGCAGACGTAAACCTGACACCATCGAGGTACAGCAGATGAAGGCCCAAGCAAAAGAGGAGAAGAACAAGCGGCAGATGGAGAG GGCTCTGCTCGAGAGTGAGAAAAAAAAGCGTGAAAATGCCGAGAAGGAAACAGAGAAGATTGCTCGCGAGACCATGGAGCTGATGGAGAGATTGCGACAGATTGAAGAGCAGACAAAGAGAGCTCAAAATG AGCTGGAGGAGCAGACTCGCAGAGCCCTTGAGTTAGAGAAGGAGAGGACGCTTGCACAAGAGGAAGCTGAGAGCCTGGACAATGACCGcagagctgccatgcaggccAAAGCCGCCCTGCTAAAATATTCACCGTCTGAGATGAAAAGTCAGGAAGATTTG GCCATTGAGCTGGCAGAGCTTACAGCGAAAATCTCCCAGCTGGAAGATGCCAAGAAGAAAAAGGACGAGGAGGCAATAAGATGGCAGAAAAGG GCGATGATGGTAGAAGCTGATCTGGAGAGAACCAAAGAAGAGCTGAAGACTAAGATAATGGGTATCCACATCCAGGATTCGGTTCAACCTCACATGCATGATCATGATGAGACGGATGAGGGCAGCGCAGAAGCGAGTGCTGAGCTGATGGCTCCCGACACGGTCCGTGACCGCAGTGAAGAGGAAAGAGTAACAGAGGCTCAAAAGAACCAGAGACTGCAGAAAAACCTGAAG TTCCTGAGCACTGAGCTTGCTCGAGCTGTAGATGAGAGCAAAAAGACCCCCAATGACCTGATCCACGCTGAGAATGTGAAGGCGGGTCGTGACAAATACAAGACCCTTCGTCAGATCCGTCAGGGCAACACCAAGCAACGCATTGATGAATTTGAGTCCATGTGA
- the LOC133553483 gene encoding moesin-like isoform X1, with product MTPQRKGDKPPLDESFHYRLQITTKEKCQLSKLAVKVYQLVDTCPCPSTIESPPTSCDWMLLVEQKNINVRVTSMDAELEFAILPSTTGKQLFDQIVKTIGLRETWFFGLQYQDSKGYSTWLKLNKRVTAQDVKRDNPLLIKFRAKFYPEDVTEELIQEATQRLFFLQVKESILNDDIYCPPETAVLLASYSIQVKHGDFRKDYHVPGYLTGEKLLPQRVLEQHKLNKNEWEERIQVWHQEHKGTLREDAMVEYLKIAQDLEMYGVNYFNIKNKKGTELWLGIDALGLNIYDKNDKLTPKIGFPWSEIRNISFNDKKFVIKPIDKKSPDFVFYVPRLRINKRILVLCMGNHDLYMRRRKPDTIEVQQMKAQAKEEKNKRQMERALLESEKKKRENAEKETEKIARETMELMERLRQIEEQTKRAQNELEEQTRRALELEKERTLAQEEAESLDNDRRAAMQAKAALLKYSPSEMKSQEDLAIELAELTAKISQLEDAKKKKDEEAIRWQKRAMMVEADLERTKEELKTKIMGIHIQDSVQPHMHDHDETDEGSAEASAELMAPDTVRDRSEEERVTEAQKNQRLQKNLKFLSTELARAVDESKKTPNDLIHAENVKAGRDKYKTLRQIRQGNTKQRIDEFESM from the exons ATGACTCCACAGAGAAAAGGCGACAAGCCTCCCTTAGATGAATCGTTTCACTACAGACTACAGATAACAACAAAAGAGAAATGTCAACT gtctaaattggctgtcaaagtgtaccaacttgtcgacaCATGCCCTTGTCCTTCTACTATCGAA TCCCCACCAACCTCTTGTGATTGGATGCTCCTGGTTGAACAGAAGAAT ATAAATGTTCGCGTTACGAGTATGGACGCTGAGCTGGAATTTGCCATCCTGCCCAGCACCACTGGCAAACAGCTTTTTGATCAG ATAGTGAAGACAATCGGGCTGAGGGAAACCTGGTTCTTTGGGCTTCAGTATCAGGACAGCAAAGGCTACTCCACTTGGCTCAAGCTCAACAAAAGG GTGACTGCTCAAGATGTGAAGAGAGACAACCCTTTGTTGATTAAGTTCAGGGCCAAGTTTTACCCAGAGGATGTTACAGAAGAACTCATCCAGGAGGCAACGCAACGTCTCTTCTTTCTGCAG GTAAAAGAGAGCATCCTTAATGACGACATCTATTGTCCACCTGAGACCGCTGTGCTGTTGGCCTCTTATTCGATTCAGGTCAAACATGGAGACTTCAGGAAAGATTATCATGTACCAGGATACCTAACAGGAGAAAAGCTGCTACCCCAAAG GGTTTTAGAGCAGCACAAACTGAATAAGAATGAGTGGGAGGAAAGAATCCAAGTGTGGCATCAAGAACACAAGGGAACGCTGAG GGAGGACGCTATGGTGGAGTACCTGAAGATAGCTCAGGATCTCGAAATGTATGGGGTGAACTACTTTAACATCAAGAACAAGAAAGGGACTGAGCTGTGGTTGGGAATAGATGCCCTGGGCCTCAACATATATGACAAAAACGACAA GTTGACTCCAAAGATTGGCTTCCCCTGGAGTGAGATCAGAAATATTTCCTTCAATGACAAGAAGTTTGTCATTAAGCCAATTGACAAAAAGTCTCCG GACTTTGTTTTCTACGTACCTCGTCTTCGCATCAACAAACGCATACTGGTTCTATGCATGGGAAACCACGACTTGTACATGCGCAGACGTAAACCTGACACCATCGAGGTACAGCAGATGAAGGCCCAAGCAAAAGAGGAGAAGAACAAGCGGCAGATGGAGAG GGCTCTGCTCGAGAGTGAGAAAAAAAAGCGTGAAAATGCCGAGAAGGAAACAGAGAAGATTGCTCGCGAGACCATGGAGCTGATGGAGAGATTGCGACAGATTGAAGAGCAGACAAAGAGAGCTCAAAATG AGCTGGAGGAGCAGACTCGCAGAGCCCTTGAGTTAGAGAAGGAGAGGACGCTTGCACAAGAGGAAGCTGAGAGCCTGGACAATGACCGcagagctgccatgcaggccAAAGCCGCCCTGCTAAAATATTCACCGTCTGAGATGAAAAGTCAGGAAGATTTG GCCATTGAGCTGGCAGAGCTTACAGCGAAAATCTCCCAGCTGGAAGATGCCAAGAAGAAAAAGGACGAGGAGGCAATAAGATGGCAGAAAAGG GCGATGATGGTAGAAGCTGATCTGGAGAGAACCAAAGAAGAGCTGAAGACTAAGATAATGGGTATCCACATCCAGGATTCGGTTCAACCTCACATGCATGATCATGATGAGACGGATGAGGGCAGCGCAGAAGCGAGTGCTGAGCTGATGGCTCCCGACACGGTCCGTGACCGCAGTGAAGAGGAAAGAGTAACAGAGGCTCAAAAGAACCAGAGACTGCAGAAAAACCTGAAG TTCCTGAGCACTGAGCTTGCTCGAGCTGTAGATGAGAGCAAAAAGACCCCCAATGACCTGATCCACGCTGAGAATGTGAAGGCGGGTCGTGACAAATACAAGACCCTTCGTCAGATCCGTCAGGGCAACACCAAGCAACGCATTGATGAATTTGAGTCCATGTGA
- the LOC133553483 gene encoding moesin-like isoform X2 → MSTSPPTSCDWMLLVEQKNINVRVTSMDAELEFAILPSTTGKQLFDQIVKTIGLRETWFFGLQYQDSKGYSTWLKLNKRVTAQDVKRDNPLLIKFRAKFYPEDVTEELIQEATQRLFFLQVKESILNDDIYCPPETAVLLASYSIQVKHGDFRKDYHVPGYLTGEKLLPQRVLEQHKLNKNEWEERIQVWHQEHKGTLREDAMVEYLKIAQDLEMYGVNYFNIKNKKGTELWLGIDALGLNIYDKNDKLTPKIGFPWSEIRNISFNDKKFVIKPIDKKSPDFVFYVPRLRINKRILVLCMGNHDLYMRRRKPDTIEVQQMKAQAKEEKNKRQMERALLESEKKKRENAEKETEKIARETMELMERLRQIEEQTKRAQNELEEQTRRALELEKERTLAQEEAESLDNDRRAAMQAKAALLKYSPSEMKSQEDLAIELAELTAKISQLEDAKKKKDEEAIRWQKRAMMVEADLERTKEELKTKIMGIHIQDSVQPHMHDHDETDEGSAEASAELMAPDTVRDRSEEERVTEAQKNQRLQKNLKFLSTELARAVDESKKTPNDLIHAENVKAGRDKYKTLRQIRQGNTKQRIDEFESM, encoded by the exons ATGTCAACT TCCCCACCAACCTCTTGTGATTGGATGCTCCTGGTTGAACAGAAGAAT ATAAATGTTCGCGTTACGAGTATGGACGCTGAGCTGGAATTTGCCATCCTGCCCAGCACCACTGGCAAACAGCTTTTTGATCAG ATAGTGAAGACAATCGGGCTGAGGGAAACCTGGTTCTTTGGGCTTCAGTATCAGGACAGCAAAGGCTACTCCACTTGGCTCAAGCTCAACAAAAGG GTGACTGCTCAAGATGTGAAGAGAGACAACCCTTTGTTGATTAAGTTCAGGGCCAAGTTTTACCCAGAGGATGTTACAGAAGAACTCATCCAGGAGGCAACGCAACGTCTCTTCTTTCTGCAG GTAAAAGAGAGCATCCTTAATGACGACATCTATTGTCCACCTGAGACCGCTGTGCTGTTGGCCTCTTATTCGATTCAGGTCAAACATGGAGACTTCAGGAAAGATTATCATGTACCAGGATACCTAACAGGAGAAAAGCTGCTACCCCAAAG GGTTTTAGAGCAGCACAAACTGAATAAGAATGAGTGGGAGGAAAGAATCCAAGTGTGGCATCAAGAACACAAGGGAACGCTGAG GGAGGACGCTATGGTGGAGTACCTGAAGATAGCTCAGGATCTCGAAATGTATGGGGTGAACTACTTTAACATCAAGAACAAGAAAGGGACTGAGCTGTGGTTGGGAATAGATGCCCTGGGCCTCAACATATATGACAAAAACGACAA GTTGACTCCAAAGATTGGCTTCCCCTGGAGTGAGATCAGAAATATTTCCTTCAATGACAAGAAGTTTGTCATTAAGCCAATTGACAAAAAGTCTCCG GACTTTGTTTTCTACGTACCTCGTCTTCGCATCAACAAACGCATACTGGTTCTATGCATGGGAAACCACGACTTGTACATGCGCAGACGTAAACCTGACACCATCGAGGTACAGCAGATGAAGGCCCAAGCAAAAGAGGAGAAGAACAAGCGGCAGATGGAGAG GGCTCTGCTCGAGAGTGAGAAAAAAAAGCGTGAAAATGCCGAGAAGGAAACAGAGAAGATTGCTCGCGAGACCATGGAGCTGATGGAGAGATTGCGACAGATTGAAGAGCAGACAAAGAGAGCTCAAAATG AGCTGGAGGAGCAGACTCGCAGAGCCCTTGAGTTAGAGAAGGAGAGGACGCTTGCACAAGAGGAAGCTGAGAGCCTGGACAATGACCGcagagctgccatgcaggccAAAGCCGCCCTGCTAAAATATTCACCGTCTGAGATGAAAAGTCAGGAAGATTTG GCCATTGAGCTGGCAGAGCTTACAGCGAAAATCTCCCAGCTGGAAGATGCCAAGAAGAAAAAGGACGAGGAGGCAATAAGATGGCAGAAAAGG GCGATGATGGTAGAAGCTGATCTGGAGAGAACCAAAGAAGAGCTGAAGACTAAGATAATGGGTATCCACATCCAGGATTCGGTTCAACCTCACATGCATGATCATGATGAGACGGATGAGGGCAGCGCAGAAGCGAGTGCTGAGCTGATGGCTCCCGACACGGTCCGTGACCGCAGTGAAGAGGAAAGAGTAACAGAGGCTCAAAAGAACCAGAGACTGCAGAAAAACCTGAAG TTCCTGAGCACTGAGCTTGCTCGAGCTGTAGATGAGAGCAAAAAGACCCCCAATGACCTGATCCACGCTGAGAATGTGAAGGCGGGTCGTGACAAATACAAGACCCTTCGTCAGATCCGTCAGGGCAACACCAAGCAACGCATTGATGAATTTGAGTCCATGTGA
- the LOC133553483 gene encoding moesin-like isoform X4, with protein MSTINVRVTSMDAELEFAILPSTTGKQLFDQIVKTIGLRETWFFGLQYQDSKGYSTWLKLNKRVTAQDVKRDNPLLIKFRAKFYPEDVTEELIQEATQRLFFLQVKESILNDDIYCPPETAVLLASYSIQVKHGDFRKDYHVPGYLTGEKLLPQRVLEQHKLNKNEWEERIQVWHQEHKGTLREDAMVEYLKIAQDLEMYGVNYFNIKNKKGTELWLGIDALGLNIYDKNDKLTPKIGFPWSEIRNISFNDKKFVIKPIDKKSPDFVFYVPRLRINKRILVLCMGNHDLYMRRRKPDTIEVQQMKAQAKEEKNKRQMERALLESEKKKRENAEKETEKIARETMELMERLRQIEEQTKRAQNELEEQTRRALELEKERTLAQEEAESLDNDRRAAMQAKAALLKYSPSEMKSQEDLAIELAELTAKISQLEDAKKKKDEEAIRWQKRAMMVEADLERTKEELKTKIMGIHIQDSVQPHMHDHDETDEGSAEASAELMAPDTVRDRSEEERVTEAQKNQRLQKNLKFLSTELARAVDESKKTPNDLIHAENVKAGRDKYKTLRQIRQGNTKQRIDEFESM; from the exons ATGTCAACT ATAAATGTTCGCGTTACGAGTATGGACGCTGAGCTGGAATTTGCCATCCTGCCCAGCACCACTGGCAAACAGCTTTTTGATCAG ATAGTGAAGACAATCGGGCTGAGGGAAACCTGGTTCTTTGGGCTTCAGTATCAGGACAGCAAAGGCTACTCCACTTGGCTCAAGCTCAACAAAAGG GTGACTGCTCAAGATGTGAAGAGAGACAACCCTTTGTTGATTAAGTTCAGGGCCAAGTTTTACCCAGAGGATGTTACAGAAGAACTCATCCAGGAGGCAACGCAACGTCTCTTCTTTCTGCAG GTAAAAGAGAGCATCCTTAATGACGACATCTATTGTCCACCTGAGACCGCTGTGCTGTTGGCCTCTTATTCGATTCAGGTCAAACATGGAGACTTCAGGAAAGATTATCATGTACCAGGATACCTAACAGGAGAAAAGCTGCTACCCCAAAG GGTTTTAGAGCAGCACAAACTGAATAAGAATGAGTGGGAGGAAAGAATCCAAGTGTGGCATCAAGAACACAAGGGAACGCTGAG GGAGGACGCTATGGTGGAGTACCTGAAGATAGCTCAGGATCTCGAAATGTATGGGGTGAACTACTTTAACATCAAGAACAAGAAAGGGACTGAGCTGTGGTTGGGAATAGATGCCCTGGGCCTCAACATATATGACAAAAACGACAA GTTGACTCCAAAGATTGGCTTCCCCTGGAGTGAGATCAGAAATATTTCCTTCAATGACAAGAAGTTTGTCATTAAGCCAATTGACAAAAAGTCTCCG GACTTTGTTTTCTACGTACCTCGTCTTCGCATCAACAAACGCATACTGGTTCTATGCATGGGAAACCACGACTTGTACATGCGCAGACGTAAACCTGACACCATCGAGGTACAGCAGATGAAGGCCCAAGCAAAAGAGGAGAAGAACAAGCGGCAGATGGAGAG GGCTCTGCTCGAGAGTGAGAAAAAAAAGCGTGAAAATGCCGAGAAGGAAACAGAGAAGATTGCTCGCGAGACCATGGAGCTGATGGAGAGATTGCGACAGATTGAAGAGCAGACAAAGAGAGCTCAAAATG AGCTGGAGGAGCAGACTCGCAGAGCCCTTGAGTTAGAGAAGGAGAGGACGCTTGCACAAGAGGAAGCTGAGAGCCTGGACAATGACCGcagagctgccatgcaggccAAAGCCGCCCTGCTAAAATATTCACCGTCTGAGATGAAAAGTCAGGAAGATTTG GCCATTGAGCTGGCAGAGCTTACAGCGAAAATCTCCCAGCTGGAAGATGCCAAGAAGAAAAAGGACGAGGAGGCAATAAGATGGCAGAAAAGG GCGATGATGGTAGAAGCTGATCTGGAGAGAACCAAAGAAGAGCTGAAGACTAAGATAATGGGTATCCACATCCAGGATTCGGTTCAACCTCACATGCATGATCATGATGAGACGGATGAGGGCAGCGCAGAAGCGAGTGCTGAGCTGATGGCTCCCGACACGGTCCGTGACCGCAGTGAAGAGGAAAGAGTAACAGAGGCTCAAAAGAACCAGAGACTGCAGAAAAACCTGAAG TTCCTGAGCACTGAGCTTGCTCGAGCTGTAGATGAGAGCAAAAAGACCCCCAATGACCTGATCCACGCTGAGAATGTGAAGGCGGGTCGTGACAAATACAAGACCCTTCGTCAGATCCGTCAGGGCAACACCAAGCAACGCATTGATGAATTTGAGTCCATGTGA
- the LOC133553483 gene encoding moesin-like isoform X5, whose protein sequence is MDAELEFAILPSTTGKQLFDQIVKTIGLRETWFFGLQYQDSKGYSTWLKLNKRVTAQDVKRDNPLLIKFRAKFYPEDVTEELIQEATQRLFFLQVKESILNDDIYCPPETAVLLASYSIQVKHGDFRKDYHVPGYLTGEKLLPQRVLEQHKLNKNEWEERIQVWHQEHKGTLREDAMVEYLKIAQDLEMYGVNYFNIKNKKGTELWLGIDALGLNIYDKNDKLTPKIGFPWSEIRNISFNDKKFVIKPIDKKSPDFVFYVPRLRINKRILVLCMGNHDLYMRRRKPDTIEVQQMKAQAKEEKNKRQMERALLESEKKKRENAEKETEKIARETMELMERLRQIEEQTKRAQNELEEQTRRALELEKERTLAQEEAESLDNDRRAAMQAKAALLKYSPSEMKSQEDLAIELAELTAKISQLEDAKKKKDEEAIRWQKRAMMVEADLERTKEELKTKIMGIHIQDSVQPHMHDHDETDEGSAEASAELMAPDTVRDRSEEERVTEAQKNQRLQKNLKFLSTELARAVDESKKTPNDLIHAENVKAGRDKYKTLRQIRQGNTKQRIDEFESM, encoded by the exons ATGGACGCTGAGCTGGAATTTGCCATCCTGCCCAGCACCACTGGCAAACAGCTTTTTGATCAG ATAGTGAAGACAATCGGGCTGAGGGAAACCTGGTTCTTTGGGCTTCAGTATCAGGACAGCAAAGGCTACTCCACTTGGCTCAAGCTCAACAAAAGG GTGACTGCTCAAGATGTGAAGAGAGACAACCCTTTGTTGATTAAGTTCAGGGCCAAGTTTTACCCAGAGGATGTTACAGAAGAACTCATCCAGGAGGCAACGCAACGTCTCTTCTTTCTGCAG GTAAAAGAGAGCATCCTTAATGACGACATCTATTGTCCACCTGAGACCGCTGTGCTGTTGGCCTCTTATTCGATTCAGGTCAAACATGGAGACTTCAGGAAAGATTATCATGTACCAGGATACCTAACAGGAGAAAAGCTGCTACCCCAAAG GGTTTTAGAGCAGCACAAACTGAATAAGAATGAGTGGGAGGAAAGAATCCAAGTGTGGCATCAAGAACACAAGGGAACGCTGAG GGAGGACGCTATGGTGGAGTACCTGAAGATAGCTCAGGATCTCGAAATGTATGGGGTGAACTACTTTAACATCAAGAACAAGAAAGGGACTGAGCTGTGGTTGGGAATAGATGCCCTGGGCCTCAACATATATGACAAAAACGACAA GTTGACTCCAAAGATTGGCTTCCCCTGGAGTGAGATCAGAAATATTTCCTTCAATGACAAGAAGTTTGTCATTAAGCCAATTGACAAAAAGTCTCCG GACTTTGTTTTCTACGTACCTCGTCTTCGCATCAACAAACGCATACTGGTTCTATGCATGGGAAACCACGACTTGTACATGCGCAGACGTAAACCTGACACCATCGAGGTACAGCAGATGAAGGCCCAAGCAAAAGAGGAGAAGAACAAGCGGCAGATGGAGAG GGCTCTGCTCGAGAGTGAGAAAAAAAAGCGTGAAAATGCCGAGAAGGAAACAGAGAAGATTGCTCGCGAGACCATGGAGCTGATGGAGAGATTGCGACAGATTGAAGAGCAGACAAAGAGAGCTCAAAATG AGCTGGAGGAGCAGACTCGCAGAGCCCTTGAGTTAGAGAAGGAGAGGACGCTTGCACAAGAGGAAGCTGAGAGCCTGGACAATGACCGcagagctgccatgcaggccAAAGCCGCCCTGCTAAAATATTCACCGTCTGAGATGAAAAGTCAGGAAGATTTG GCCATTGAGCTGGCAGAGCTTACAGCGAAAATCTCCCAGCTGGAAGATGCCAAGAAGAAAAAGGACGAGGAGGCAATAAGATGGCAGAAAAGG GCGATGATGGTAGAAGCTGATCTGGAGAGAACCAAAGAAGAGCTGAAGACTAAGATAATGGGTATCCACATCCAGGATTCGGTTCAACCTCACATGCATGATCATGATGAGACGGATGAGGGCAGCGCAGAAGCGAGTGCTGAGCTGATGGCTCCCGACACGGTCCGTGACCGCAGTGAAGAGGAAAGAGTAACAGAGGCTCAAAAGAACCAGAGACTGCAGAAAAACCTGAAG TTCCTGAGCACTGAGCTTGCTCGAGCTGTAGATGAGAGCAAAAAGACCCCCAATGACCTGATCCACGCTGAGAATGTGAAGGCGGGTCGTGACAAATACAAGACCCTTCGTCAGATCCGTCAGGGCAACACCAAGCAACGCATTGATGAATTTGAGTCCATGTGA